The Methanobrevibacter thaueri genome has a window encoding:
- a CDS encoding 7-cyano-7-deazaguanine synthase, with product MYTKEFILDEVNHIREEIGHDKVNISIEEIYFENDEMWIITEDRPDKSAIIGKGGWVVGKLREKLGLESIHVESYGDFLNKEYKLKLSKKTIHNLDLDFVGLRNLERTIDYKLANIYSFNFDNFFEDNSFDESENVEAVVALSGGVDSSFSLILAKKLGFNPVAVTVDPGTIILPKQFKENIKLVTETLGVAHEYIETDYSDVISESFTGKIHPCGRCSKNTGELVKRYAKDNEIPIIIFGDMLATGSQCINMQDDSLYRLNLPASLSVGKQEIKSLIKNYDLKTFKGFGCPLLYEVHRKFPHMKKFSIQRILRETRSSALEPGEALDLIWSFYRTE from the coding sequence ATGTATACCAAGGAATTTATTTTGGATGAGGTCAATCACATCCGTGAAGAGATAGGCCATGACAAGGTCAACATTTCAATTGAGGAAATCTATTTTGAAAACGATGAGATGTGGATTATCACAGAGGACCGTCCCGACAAGTCAGCAATCATCGGCAAGGGAGGATGGGTTGTAGGCAAGCTCCGTGAAAAACTGGGCCTTGAAAGTATACATGTTGAATCCTATGGGGACTTCCTGAATAAGGAATACAAATTGAAATTGTCCAAGAAAACAATCCATAATCTTGACTTGGATTTTGTTGGCCTCAGAAACCTTGAAAGGACAATTGACTATAAGCTGGCCAACATATACAGTTTCAACTTTGACAATTTTTTTGAGGACAATAGCTTTGACGAGTCAGAAAACGTTGAGGCGGTTGTGGCGTTGTCAGGTGGTGTTGACAGCAGCTTTTCACTTATCCTGGCTAAAAAATTGGGTTTCAATCCTGTTGCGGTCACTGTTGATCCGGGAACAATCATCCTGCCGAAGCAATTTAAGGAAAACATCAAACTTGTAACCGAGACACTTGGCGTCGCTCATGAGTACATCGAGACCGATTACAGTGATGTGATTTCCGAATCATTCACAGGCAAGATCCATCCCTGCGGCAGATGTTCCAAAAACACCGGTGAGCTGGTGAAGAGATATGCAAAAGATAACGAAATACCTATAATTATATTCGGAGATATGCTTGCAACAGGCAGTCAATGCATAAATATGCAGGACGATTCATTATATCGATTGAACCTTCCAGCAAGTTTAAGTGTTGGCAAGCAAGAGATAAAATCCTTGATTAAAAACTATGATTTAAAGACCTTCAAGGGATTCGGCTGTCCGCTGCTATATGAGGTTCACAGGAAATTTCCCCACATGAAAAAATTCTCGATACAAAGGATATTGAGGGAAACCCGTTCAAGCGCATTGGAACCTGGAGAGGCGCTGGACCTGATTTGGAGTTTCTACAGAACAGAATGA
- the argH gene encoding argininosuccinate lyase — protein sequence MDNIRNGRFKTGMTDEAAEYTSSLEADKIIFEADIKTNFAHTSMLKHEGIIDADIADNILCALDSLKEEGYSALVFDPSVEDVHMAIENYVTSKIGPEAGFMHTAKSRNDQVACDVRLVLREKIIEIQIGILEFMEGLVEMAGEHLEDVFIGFTHLQHAQPITIAHHLMAHVQALKRDYERLNDTYKRVNINPLGSAAMATTSFPINRQLTTDLLGFDSYMENSMDGVSARDFIAETVFDFVALSSTLAKICEELVLWSTYEFGVIEMADEYSSTSSIMPQKKNPDVAELARGKTSIATGELITILTILKAIPYTYNRDLQEITPHLWNAIKVTQDTLSIVTKMLLSVEFKVDRCAELAGKNFATATDLADIMVREKKIPFRTAHKIVGRIVNEATASDMAEEDITSKFIDDIAVELGFDELNLDDDLIQRALNPRENVRIRAVPGGPAPEMVEIARENIKLFLDEEFERHGI from the coding sequence GTGGATAATATTAGAAATGGTCGTTTTAAGACTGGAATGACTGATGAAGCAGCTGAATACACTTCATCACTTGAAGCAGATAAAATTATTTTTGAAGCAGACATTAAAACTAATTTTGCACATACCTCAATGCTAAAACATGAAGGCATTATCGACGCTGACATTGCTGACAACATCCTATGCGCACTCGATTCCTTAAAAGAGGAAGGGTACTCCGCATTGGTCTTTGATCCTTCAGTTGAGGATGTTCACATGGCTATCGAGAACTATGTCACATCCAAAATCGGCCCGGAAGCCGGTTTCATGCACACCGCAAAGTCACGTAATGACCAGGTTGCATGTGATGTGAGGTTGGTTTTAAGGGAAAAAATCATAGAAATCCAAATCGGCATTTTAGAATTCATGGAAGGCCTTGTTGAAATGGCCGGTGAGCATTTGGAGGATGTTTTCATTGGTTTTACACACTTGCAGCATGCTCAACCTATTACAATTGCCCATCATTTGATGGCTCATGTACAGGCTCTCAAAAGGGATTATGAACGTTTAAACGACACTTATAAACGTGTAAACATCAATCCGTTAGGATCAGCCGCAATGGCAACTACAAGTTTCCCTATCAATAGGCAACTGACCACCGATTTGCTTGGTTTCGATTCCTATATGGAAAATTCCATGGATGGAGTTTCCGCAAGGGATTTCATTGCAGAGACAGTCTTTGATTTTGTTGCTTTGTCTTCAACTCTCGCTAAAATCTGTGAAGAACTGGTCTTATGGAGCACTTATGAATTCGGCGTCATTGAAATGGCGGATGAATACTCATCAACATCTTCTATTATGCCTCAAAAGAAAAATCCCGATGTTGCTGAACTTGCCCGTGGTAAGACAAGCATTGCCACAGGTGAGCTAATCACTATCTTGACAATTCTAAAGGCAATTCCTTACACTTACAACAGGGATTTGCAAGAAATCACTCCTCACTTATGGAATGCAATCAAGGTAACCCAGGACACATTGTCCATTGTAACCAAAATGTTGCTGTCCGTTGAATTCAAGGTGGACAGGTGCGCTGAACTTGCAGGTAAAAATTTCGCTACTGCAACCGATTTGGCAGACATTATGGTCCGTGAAAAGAAAATTCCTTTCAGAACCGCCCATAAGATTGTTGGAAGAATCGTTAACGAAGCCACTGCAAGCGATATGGCGGAAGAGGACATCACATCCAAATTCATCGATGACATCGCTGTTGAATTGGGCTTTGACGAGTTGAACCTTGATGATGACTTGATTCAAAGGGCATTAAATCCTCGTGAAAACGTTAGAATCAGAGCTGTTCCAGGAGGTCCTGCCCCTGAAATGGTTGAAATCGCTCGTGAAAACATTAAATTATTCTTGGATGAGGAATTTGAAAGACATGGAATTTAA
- a CDS encoding 30S ribosomal protein S27ae — MVRKSDLYEVDGDKIVRKNQICPRCGEGVFMADHGDRVACGKCGYTEMKK, encoded by the coding sequence ATGGTTAGAAAATCTGATTTATATGAAGTAGATGGAGACAAAATTGTAAGAAAAAACCAAATTTGTCCTCGTTGTGGTGAAGGTGTATTCATGGCTGACCATGGTGACAGAGTTGCTTGTGGTAAATGCGGATACACTGAAATGAAAAAATAA
- a CDS encoding 30S ribosomal protein S24e, which yields MEIEFIEEKENKLFNRKEIKFYVDYDGEATPKVLDIKSKLVALLNTKKDLIVVDNVQPHYGEPKALGYAKVYDTVDDLTYIETKHVIAKNEEPEEEAPEEEAEAEE from the coding sequence ATGGAAATCGAATTTATCGAAGAAAAAGAAAATAAATTATTTAACAGAAAGGAAATCAAATTTTACGTTGATTACGATGGAGAAGCAACTCCTAAAGTGTTAGACATTAAATCTAAATTAGTTGCTTTATTAAACACTAAAAAAGATTTAATCGTTGTTGACAATGTACAACCTCACTACGGTGAACCTAAAGCATTAGGTTACGCTAAAGTTTACGACACTGTAGATGATTTAACTTACATTGAAACTAAACACGTTATTGCTAAAAACGAAGAACCTGAAGAAGAAGCTCCTGAAGAAGAAGCTGAAGCAGAAGAATAG